The following proteins are encoded in a genomic region of Burkholderia pyrrocinia:
- a CDS encoding porin has translation MNAFARRASRTSVKLIAAAACVAATAPVHAQSSVSLYGQVDEWVGATKFPGGDRAWNVSGGGMSTSYWGLHGAEDLGNGYKAIFTLESFFRAQNGQFGRFQGDTFFARNAYVGISSPYGTVTAGRLTTHLFLSTILFNPFYDSYTFSPMVYHVFLGLGTFPTYPSDQGAVGDSGWNNALSYTSPSFGGLNFGAMYALGNQAGDNRSKKWSAQFNYANGPFAATAVYQYVNFNNGPQDLSALVTGMKSQGIALVGATYDLKLVKLFGQYMYTKNDQVAGSWHVNTAQGGVSVPLGVGSAMASYAYSRDAGGLDQTRQTWAVGYDYPLSKRTDVYAAYMNDHISGLSTGNTFGAGIRAKF, from the coding sequence ATGAATGCATTCGCTCGCCGTGCGTCGCGCACGTCCGTCAAGCTGATCGCCGCAGCCGCCTGCGTGGCGGCCACCGCTCCCGTCCATGCGCAGTCGAGCGTGTCGCTCTACGGTCAGGTCGACGAATGGGTCGGCGCAACCAAGTTCCCGGGCGGCGACCGTGCCTGGAACGTGAGCGGCGGCGGGATGTCGACGTCGTACTGGGGCCTGCACGGTGCCGAGGATCTCGGCAACGGCTACAAGGCAATCTTCACGTTGGAGAGCTTCTTCCGCGCACAGAACGGCCAGTTCGGCCGCTTCCAGGGCGATACGTTCTTCGCGCGCAACGCGTACGTCGGCATCAGCTCGCCGTACGGCACGGTGACGGCAGGCCGCCTGACGACGCACCTGTTCCTGTCGACGATCCTGTTCAACCCGTTCTACGACTCGTACACCTTCTCGCCGATGGTGTACCACGTGTTCCTCGGCCTCGGCACGTTCCCGACCTATCCGAGCGACCAGGGCGCGGTGGGCGATTCGGGCTGGAACAACGCGCTGTCGTATACGTCGCCGTCGTTCGGTGGCCTGAACTTCGGCGCGATGTACGCGCTCGGCAACCAGGCCGGCGACAACCGCTCGAAGAAGTGGAGCGCGCAGTTCAACTACGCGAACGGCCCGTTCGCGGCGACCGCCGTGTATCAGTACGTGAACTTCAACAACGGCCCGCAGGACCTGAGCGCGCTCGTCACCGGCATGAAGAGCCAGGGCATCGCGCTGGTCGGTGCGACCTACGACCTGAAGCTCGTGAAGCTGTTCGGCCAGTACATGTATACGAAGAATGACCAGGTCGCGGGCAGCTGGCACGTGAATACCGCGCAGGGCGGCGTGTCGGTGCCGCTCGGCGTGGGCAGCGCGATGGCGTCGTACGCGTATTCGCGCGACGCGGGCGGCCTCGACCAGACGCGCCAGACCTGGGCCGTCGGCTACGACTATCCGCTGTCCAAGCGCACGGACGTCTACGCTGCGTACATGAACGATCACATCAGCGGCCTGTCGACCGGCAACACGTTCGGCGCAGGTATCCGCGCGAAATTCTGA
- a CDS encoding peptide-binding protein — protein MTERVKRKIGRWVAGVLGALLMPLALAQPPHGGHAFGGHGFGGGDMRAYGQSSGGGPVWRRVPPPAGARAGGVSSYGSRWGLRPTPSYGHYAAQSPYRPISADTRQMPHPPGGGNVPLRAGSIRADVARYNEERGGRPMPPPRSQEEPAHSPSFSPFYRN, from the coding sequence ATGACGGAACGGGTGAAACGGAAGATCGGACGATGGGTGGCAGGCGTGCTCGGCGCGCTGCTGATGCCGCTCGCGCTCGCGCAACCGCCACACGGCGGTCATGCGTTCGGCGGCCACGGCTTCGGCGGCGGCGACATGCGCGCGTACGGTCAGTCGTCTGGCGGCGGGCCCGTCTGGCGTCGCGTTCCGCCGCCCGCCGGTGCGCGTGCCGGCGGCGTGAGCAGCTACGGCTCCCGCTGGGGGCTGCGACCGACGCCGTCGTATGGCCATTACGCCGCGCAAAGCCCGTATCGCCCGATCAGCGCCGACACGCGCCAGATGCCGCACCCGCCGGGCGGCGGCAACGTGCCGCTGCGTGCCGGTTCGATCCGCGCCGACGTCGCGCGCTACAACGAGGAGCGCGGCGGCCGTCCGATGCCGCCGCCCCGCTCGCAGGAAGAGCCTGCGCACTCGCCGTCTTTCTCCCCGTTCTACCGAAACTGA